The Longibacter salinarum genome includes the window TGGATGTGCGAGTAGATCGGCACGTAGAGCGTCTGCCCCCGCGACATGTTCACCTCCGTTAGAGCAACCGCTGTATCGGGAGGAGCAGCCGGCTCGAGTTGCGACGCTGGCGTTTCACCGGCAAATGAATCAGGGGTAGGCTCGTCGGGCTGAGCACATCCGGCAAACCCAATGAAGGCAAGACAGAGAATGACTCCAAGCGGGCAGAACGCCATGTTCGTTCGGCGTGTCTTGCAGAAACCGATTGCTGCAGACGCAAACCGGGGTGCCATCATGAGACGCGTACGTTTTGCGAAGAAAAGTGCGCCCAAGGAGAAGCGCGACAAGTAAGAGGTACCATTCGGATGATTCGACCCTGTTCCGATTTCAGAACGCTAATGCATCACGTAACGGTACAGTTGTCTCTTTTCAACGGCCCCGATCCTTTTCAACTAATACGTGTTGCAACACGAGACAGGCAACAATCCGGATGAGCATTGGTGATACCGCTATGAGCACCGCGTCAACGCGCCCCACTCTTCGAATCCGCCGCAGCGAAGATCGTGGTTTCGAGGACTTCGGCTGGACGGACAACTGGATGACGTTCTCCTTCGCGAACTACAACGATCCCGACTGGATGCGCTTCGGGCCGCTTCGCGTCATGGTGGAGAACCACATCCAGCCGCATGAGGGATTCAGTGCACACCCACACCGCGACGTGGAGATCGTCACGTACGTCTCCTCCGGCGTCCTCACGCACGAGGACAACTTCGGGCACAAAGCCGAGATCACCGCCGGTGGAATGCAGCGCATCAGTGCGGGCAGCCGCGGAATGATCCACTCGGAGGAGAATCGCCACGACAACGTTGAGCACAACTACCAGATGTGGCTCATCCCCGATCGGACAGGCACCGAGTTCGACTTCGGACAAAAGACATTTTCCACGGACGAGCGGCAAGGACAATTCCGACTGTACATTTCGCCCGACGGACGCGACGACAGTCTGCCCGTCAATACCGACGCCTTCATCTACGCCGGCCTCTTTTCCGAGGGCGACGCGGTCACGCACCAGCTCAATGCCGGACGCGGCGTGTGGATTCAAGTAGTCGACGGCGAGCTCTCCTTGGTTGGAAAAACGCTGCACACGGGCGACGGCGTCGGCGTAACAGATGCCGACGGCCCGATCGACATCACGTTCGGTGCCGACAGCGAGGTCCTGCTATTCGACGTGCGCATGGACGTCCCGCGGATCTGGCAGTAGAACGTGCACCTCAAGATTATGCCGGCATTTGCGAAGCCTTCGGCTCGATCATGACCTCGTCCAGCGATCGCCGCGGCGTATGGGACCGCTCGGGCTCGCCGTATCCGAGGCGGAACGTGATCTGCGGGTGCATCGCCGGGTCGGGGAGGAGCAACCGCAGGTCATTCTTCAGCACCGGAATCTGCAGCAGCTGGTTCATGGGCTGAAGCTGCAGTCCCCGGAGTGTGGCCGCAAGCCAGATGCGCTCAAGCGCCTGCCCGGCGCGGACCTGTGCTTTCGGCGTGTCGGCATGCGTAGCAAGAGCGGCGAGTACCGGCGCCGAATCCAGTCGCTCGCGATCCTTCGCCGTGGTGGAGTCGCTGAGGTCGAGATAGGTCACGGCTAGCTGCCCGATCTTGGACATCAGCCACGGCGTGCCGAAGGCGCCCTCGCCGATGCACTCGGCTAACTCCTCACGCCATTCTCGATCCACAAACTGCATGGCGTTGGCCCGCGCCATCATCGCGTAGACGCTCGCCCGAATGCTCTCATCGTCGGTCATCCACAGGCGCATGTCGTCGCCGGCGTACCACTCGAGTGTGGACAAGACCCCGTCTGGCACCGGACGGTCTTCGTACGGCTCATGGTTGGTGTGCCGATCCACGATAGCGGGAAACAGCTCGGCACGATCCACATCGGCAGAGCCATCGGCATCCACGTGCAACGTCGCGACGCGGATCAGATCTTCTCCCGTCGTAGACGCATGCGACGACAGATCGGGCGCCCAGTGGACGGTCACCTCGAAGTCCAGATAGGCGGCAGCGACAAGAATATTCTCGATCGCACAGCCGATGCTTACGAACAGCTCGCGGCGATCGGGGTCCGCGTAACGTAGCCAGCGCGACGGGTCGGCGAAAACGTGAATGCGGGACCCGTCCACGGCAAACTGCCAGGGCTGCGTGTTGTGGCTGGAGGGCGCGAGAATGGCCCAGTTCAACAGGAAGCGGGTCTGGACGGCGATGGGCTCGGTCGCGGGAAAATCATACTCCGAGACGGCCCAGGGGTCGGCGGGGGCAAGCGTGGATACGGTCATGGCAACGGGGCGGCGGTCCAATGGCTGCAGCGGGCCGGGTCGCATGCTGCGTCCCAGCGTTGGACATTAAGATCGCCGTATCTCCCCGGACGTGTTCACCGGACGCCCCGTACAGGGATGTCGGGGAACGCCGCGTTCTCGCGTAGGCTTCTCCCCCGCATTCTAGCTGCTCTACGCCACGATCGTATCCGTTTCAGCCGCCTCGGCGAGTGTCGTCGTCTCCAGCGCTGTGCCGAGAAGGGTCGAGGATGTGCAGTCGTCGATGCGGACGCGAACATACTGTCCTTTCTCGTAGTCCTCTCGGGGGAAGACCACACCCTTGTTCGTGTCCGTGCGGCCGAAGAACTCCTCGTCGCTCTTCTTGCTCGGCCCCTCGATCAGCACCGTGTGGACTTTCCCGATTTCCTGCTTGTTGCTCTCCGCCGCGTGCTGACGCTGCAGCGTGATGATTTCCTCCAGGCGCCGCTGCTTCACCTCCTCCGGCACGTCGTCCTCGTACTTCCGGTGCGCGTAGGTCTGCGGCCGCTCGCTGTACTTGAACGTGAAGGCGTGGTCGTAGCGCACCTCCTCCATCAGCGTCAGCGTGTCGCGGTGCTGATCCTCCGTCTCACCGCAGAACCCGGCGATGATGTCGGACGAAAAGGAGATGCCGGGGCAGATGCTGCGTGCGCGGTCGATCAGATCGAGGTACTCCTCGCGGGTGTACGTCCGACGCATCCGATCGAGCACCTCCGTGTTGCCGTGCTGCACCGGAAGGTGGATATAGTTGCAGACGTTCGGCCGGTCGCGGTGCACGCGAAGCAGATCGTCTGAGCAGTCCTTCGGGTGGCTGGTGGAGTAGCGAACGCGAAGCTCGGGAGAGACGCGACTCACGCGGTCGAGCAGCTCGGCAAAACTCACGTCCGTGCCGTCATCGTCCGTGTAGTGATACGAGTTCACGTTTTGCCCGAGGACGGTCACCTCCTTGTAGCCCTCGTCGACGAGCTGCTGCACTTCGCGCAAGATGCTCGACACCGGGCGGCTCCGCTCGCGACCGCGGGTAAACGGCACGACGCAGAAGGAGCACATGTTGTCGCACCCGCGCATAATCGTGACGAAGGCGCTGAGGCCGTTGCTGTCGTAACGCACGGGGGCGAGGTCCGCATACGTCTCCTCCTTCGAAAGCTGCACGTTCACGGCCGCCTGCCCACTCTCGTCCGCCTCATTAAGAAGACGCGGCAGGTCCCGGTAGGCGTCCGGGCCGACGACGAGGTCCACGAGCTTCTCCTGCTCCAGCAGTTTTTCCCGCAGTCGTTCGGCCATGCAGCCCAGCACACCGAGCGTCAGGTCGCGCCCACGGTCCCGCTTGTCGGCCCGCAGCATGCTTAGGCGCTTTCGCACCTTTTGCTCGGCGTTTTCCCGAATCGCACAGGTGTTAATCAAAACGACATCCGCCTCACTCTCCTCCGTCGTCAAGCCATATCCGTTTTCTCGGAGCACCGACGCGACGATCTCGGAATCCGACACGTTCATCTGGCACCCATATGTCTCAATAAAGACGGACCGGGCGCCGTCGATTTCCTGATAGCCAGACTTCGGTCGATCGAGCTCCTCGGGGTCGACCCCCTTCTCCTTGGCTCGCTCGCGCTTCAGGTCATTGTCGAGGATCTGAATGTCAGAAATGGGCTGCATGACGCGGTACGGCTAGGTGTGGTAGATCGAGACGCAGGTCCAGCGCCAGTGATTTCCCTCTCCCGTGGGGACGAGGGCGCCAGATACGTCTTCACGTGCAACCAAAGACAACGTTTGCATACGGGTTGGGTTCGCGTCTCCCTCGAATTATCGCACCTCCTGTGTTTATCGTGCGAGCTCCCGCAGGGATTTCCCCCACACAGCCGGTCAGGATGTCCGGTCCCTCAGCATATGGTTTTCCCGACTCGCGTGTGGTGGGCGCGCTGTCTTGCAGGCCCCCAGAAATGTTGTGTCTTGACGACCGACGTTCTCGCAACCCCCGCTGGCTTACGCCTGCAAGACTATGACTCCACCGATTCCCCGATTTCTTGCCGCCACGATAGCGGCCGGCCTCATCATCCTGACCGGATTTGCCGCTCTCAATGCTCCGACCTACGTCTTTCGCGCGGAGCCAAGCGACATGACAA containing:
- a CDS encoding Acg family FMN-binding oxidoreductase, coding for MTVSTLAPADPWAVSEYDFPATEPIAVQTRFLLNWAILAPSSHNTQPWQFAVDGSRIHVFADPSRWLRYADPDRRELFVSIGCAIENILVAAAYLDFEVTVHWAPDLSSHASTTGEDLIRVATLHVDADGSADVDRAELFPAIVDRHTNHEPYEDRPVPDGVLSTLEWYAGDDMRLWMTDDESIRASVYAMMARANAMQFVDREWREELAECIGEGAFGTPWLMSKIGQLAVTYLDLSDSTTAKDRERLDSAPVLAALATHADTPKAQVRAGQALERIWLAATLRGLQLQPMNQLLQIPVLKNDLRLLLPDPAMHPQITFRLGYGEPERSHTPRRSLDEVMIEPKASQMPA
- a CDS encoding pirin family protein; this translates as MSTASTRPTLRIRRSEDRGFEDFGWTDNWMTFSFANYNDPDWMRFGPLRVMVENHIQPHEGFSAHPHRDVEIVTYVSSGVLTHEDNFGHKAEITAGGMQRISAGSRGMIHSEENRHDNVEHNYQMWLIPDRTGTEFDFGQKTFSTDERQGQFRLYISPDGRDDSLPVNTDAFIYAGLFSEGDAVTHQLNAGRGVWIQVVDGELSLVGKTLHTGDGVGVTDADGPIDITFGADSEVLLFDVRMDVPRIWQ
- the miaB gene encoding tRNA (N6-isopentenyl adenosine(37)-C2)-methylthiotransferase MiaB, whose protein sequence is MQPISDIQILDNDLKRERAKEKGVDPEELDRPKSGYQEIDGARSVFIETYGCQMNVSDSEIVASVLRENGYGLTTEESEADVVLINTCAIRENAEQKVRKRLSMLRADKRDRGRDLTLGVLGCMAERLREKLLEQEKLVDLVVGPDAYRDLPRLLNEADESGQAAVNVQLSKEETYADLAPVRYDSNGLSAFVTIMRGCDNMCSFCVVPFTRGRERSRPVSSILREVQQLVDEGYKEVTVLGQNVNSYHYTDDDGTDVSFAELLDRVSRVSPELRVRYSTSHPKDCSDDLLRVHRDRPNVCNYIHLPVQHGNTEVLDRMRRTYTREEYLDLIDRARSICPGISFSSDIIAGFCGETEDQHRDTLTLMEEVRYDHAFTFKYSERPQTYAHRKYEDDVPEEVKQRRLEEIITLQRQHAAESNKQEIGKVHTVLIEGPSKKSDEEFFGRTDTNKGVVFPREDYEKGQYVRVRIDDCTSSTLLGTALETTTLAEAAETDTIVA